A single region of the Paludibacter jiangxiensis genome encodes:
- the hemC gene encoding hydroxymethylbilane synthase, with protein sequence MKNNIVRIGTRGSALALYQANQVKLSIETNFPDLQAEIVIIHTKGDKILDVALSKIGDKGLFTKELEVALLGNEVDMAVHSLKDLPTFFPEGLQLGAVLPRAEVRDALVSKNGKTLKELGAGDVIATSSLRRKAQLLAYNPDFKIVDIRGNVNTRLSKMDNGYCDAMIMAAAGLQRLNLDERITEIIDPANIIPAVSQGIIAIETRADDEQIATVMNGINHQPTMQVALAERAFLKAMDGGCQVPIGCYSEVSGDEIVFTGFVSDLKGEKIIRLSKKGSLKDARAIALEISGQMAEQGAKEILDDIRKNSCI encoded by the coding sequence ATGAAAAATAATATCGTCAGGATAGGAACCCGCGGAAGCGCTCTGGCACTTTATCAGGCCAATCAGGTGAAATTGAGCATCGAAACTAATTTTCCCGATTTGCAGGCCGAAATTGTGATTATCCACACCAAAGGCGATAAAATTCTGGATGTTGCGCTTTCGAAAATCGGTGACAAAGGACTTTTTACAAAAGAACTGGAAGTCGCTTTGCTGGGCAATGAAGTGGATATGGCGGTTCACAGCCTCAAGGATCTACCCACGTTTTTCCCAGAAGGATTGCAACTCGGAGCCGTACTTCCAAGAGCCGAAGTGCGCGATGCTCTGGTAAGCAAAAACGGTAAAACCCTGAAAGAGCTTGGCGCCGGTGACGTGATTGCCACTTCCAGTCTGCGCCGTAAAGCTCAACTTTTGGCGTATAACCCGGATTTTAAGATTGTCGATATACGCGGAAATGTCAATACCCGCCTCAGCAAAATGGACAACGGCTACTGCGACGCGATGATTATGGCGGCAGCGGGCCTGCAACGCCTGAATCTCGATGAAAGAATCACCGAAATTATTGATCCTGCAAATATTATTCCGGCAGTAAGCCAGGGAATTATTGCAATAGAAACGCGGGCAGACGATGAACAAATTGCAACCGTTATGAACGGCATTAACCATCAGCCAACCATGCAGGTTGCTCTTGCTGAAAGAGCTTTTCTCAAAGCAATGGATGGAGGTTGTCAGGTGCCGATCGGCTGCTATTCGGAGGTTTCGGGCGATGAAATCGTCTTTACAGGGTTCGTCTCTGATCTGAAAGGCGAGAAAATCATCCGGCTGTCAAAAAAGGGATCATTGAAAGATGCCCGGGCAATTGCACTCGAAATATCGGGGCAAATGGCAGAGCAGGGAGCAAAAGAGATACTCGACGATATCAGGAAAAACAGTTGCATCTAA
- a CDS encoding MBL fold metallo-hydrolase produces MKITTLIENTKPEGTSFAIGHGLGLYVETNGLKLLFDNGPDDSFVQNASLLGIDLAEVDLYVLSHAHYDHGGGLRTFLSMNDKATVWLSEFASDQCYSVGRTPEPRYIGIDPKLFEEYGERLCFVTNEASINDSICLFSVHDFNTFRPRFNSLLYTKRSGEMTRDDFRHELVMAITENGQNTIFTGCAHSGILNMVRTVQEKMPDTPVHAVVGGFHLLNTATKALGEAPETVRKLAEELEKTGVDKILTGHCTGTEGFELLRAVLGDKIEALSTGKVFEI; encoded by the coding sequence ATGAAAATCACGACATTAATCGAAAATACCAAACCGGAAGGAACTTCGTTTGCTATTGGACACGGATTGGGTTTGTACGTGGAAACGAACGGACTGAAATTATTATTTGACAACGGTCCCGATGATTCGTTTGTGCAGAATGCTTCTTTGCTTGGCATTGACCTAGCGGAGGTCGATCTGTATGTGCTCTCTCATGCTCATTACGATCACGGTGGCGGGCTGCGTACCTTTCTGTCGATGAATGACAAAGCAACAGTCTGGCTCTCGGAATTTGCTTCCGATCAATGTTATTCCGTCGGTCGTACACCTGAACCCCGTTATATCGGTATCGACCCGAAACTGTTTGAAGAATACGGTGAGAGACTCTGTTTCGTAACTAACGAGGCTTCGATCAACGATTCTATCTGCCTTTTTTCGGTTCACGATTTCAATACCTTCCGACCGCGGTTCAATTCGTTGCTCTACACAAAACGGAGCGGGGAGATGACGCGCGACGATTTCCGGCACGAGTTGGTGATGGCGATTACCGAGAACGGACAAAATACTATTTTTACGGGTTGTGCCCACAGTGGCATTCTCAATATGGTGCGGACGGTGCAGGAAAAGATGCCTGACACGCCTGTTCATGCGGTAGTGGGAGGTTTTCATCTGCTGAATACAGCCACTAAAGCGCTCGGTGAAGCGCCCGAAACAGTTCGGAAATTGGCAGAAGAACTGGAGAAAACCGGCGTTGATAAAATTTTGACGGGTCATTGTACCGGAACGGAAGGGTTCGAATTGTTGAGAGCGGTGTTGGGCGATAAAATTGAGGCATTGTCGACCGGGAAAGTTTTTGAAATATAG
- a CDS encoding DUF3667 domain-containing protein, whose amino-acid sequence MAKNRIKQQICPNCDYEFDETDNFCPNCGQENHTHKLPVKHFVMEYLESAFHFDTKMLATLRDLLVHPGRITTNYNQNKRARYVPPMRLYIFISFIFFFLLAVLPEGPKKTSKSDKKEQSEVKINNLNLGSSQELVEDSVDSTDAVDKALSPYVGHQRNAQTKALFDSIRHTPVPDNELIDQYLAASKRDVTWYNRNFQRNLVKINTGHFSFEEFKHKLQKTISTLMFFLMPLFALFLWLLFRRSRMYYTEHLVFSIHIHCIVFLVLTLYMLLSALFSVSLWWPFLITLVYGWLCARNVYGTGWVRTTSKVLSAGFLYSVSLLVVVIFGVVISFI is encoded by the coding sequence ATGGCAAAGAACCGGATTAAGCAACAGATTTGTCCTAACTGTGACTACGAATTTGACGAAACCGACAACTTTTGTCCCAACTGCGGGCAGGAAAACCACACGCATAAGCTTCCGGTAAAACATTTTGTGATGGAATACCTCGAAAGTGCATTCCATTTCGACACAAAAATGTTGGCGACTTTGCGTGATTTGCTGGTACATCCCGGTCGAATTACCACCAACTACAACCAAAATAAACGGGCGCGCTACGTTCCTCCGATGCGTCTTTACATCTTCATCAGTTTCATCTTTTTCTTTCTGTTGGCGGTGTTGCCGGAAGGTCCAAAAAAGACTAGCAAATCCGATAAAAAGGAGCAGTCAGAGGTCAAAATCAATAACTTGAATCTTGGATCTTCGCAGGAATTGGTGGAAGATAGCGTCGATTCTACAGATGCTGTGGATAAAGCACTTTCACCTTATGTGGGTCATCAGCGCAATGCCCAAACCAAGGCGCTTTTCGATTCTATACGACATACTCCGGTGCCCGATAATGAGCTGATTGATCAATATCTGGCTGCATCTAAACGGGATGTAACCTGGTATAACCGCAATTTCCAACGCAATCTTGTGAAAATCAATACCGGTCATTTCTCTTTCGAAGAATTCAAACACAAACTGCAAAAGACGATCTCTACCCTGATGTTTTTCCTGATGCCGCTTTTTGCCCTCTTCCTGTGGCTGCTTTTCCGGCGTAGCAGGATGTACTACACCGAGCATCTCGTGTTTTCTATTCATATTCACTGCATTGTATTCCTCGTATTGACATTATACATGCTGCTATCTGCATTGTTCTCCGTTTCGTTGTGGTGGCCGTTTTTGATTACGCTGGTTTATGGCTGGTTGTGTGCCCGTAACGTGTATGGAACGGGATGGGTCAGAACTACCAGCAAGGTGTTGAGTGCCGGTTTTCTCTATTCCGTTTCGTTGCTGGTCGTCGTTATTTTTGGAGTCGTAATCAGCTTTATTTAA
- a CDS encoding pseudouridine synthase, with translation MLDILYQDEYLIAINKPCGLLVHRTSIAEENEVFALQMLRDQVERKLFPVHRIDRPTSGVLVFAFSPEVARSLNDQLTNGESHKKYVALVRGWFPEEMICDRQVKNDRGNLQDAVTRFVPEKQLELPLATDRYPTARFSVVEAYPLTGRWHQIRQHLAQLRHYIINDRVHGDGKQNRIFTEQLDIREMFLHARSLCLKHPVLSNELTIEAPFPAHWNNFL, from the coding sequence ATGCTCGACATCCTTTATCAGGACGAATATCTGATTGCCATCAACAAGCCTTGTGGATTGCTGGTGCATCGTACTTCCATCGCAGAAGAGAACGAGGTGTTTGCTCTGCAGATGTTGCGCGATCAGGTGGAACGCAAACTTTTTCCGGTGCACCGCATCGACCGGCCGACGTCGGGGGTACTCGTTTTTGCCTTCTCGCCGGAGGTGGCCCGGTCGCTCAACGATCAGTTAACGAATGGAGAATCGCATAAAAAGTATGTGGCTTTGGTGCGGGGTTGGTTTCCGGAAGAGATGATTTGCGACCGACAGGTGAAAAACGATCGTGGTAATTTGCAGGATGCCGTTACCCGTTTCGTGCCTGAGAAACAGCTGGAACTGCCGCTGGCTACCGATCGTTACCCGACGGCCCGTTTTTCCGTGGTGGAGGCATACCCGTTGACCGGCCGCTGGCATCAGATACGGCAGCATCTGGCACAGTTACGTCACTATATTATCAACGATCGGGTGCATGGCGACGGCAAACAGAACCGCATATTCACCGAACAACTCGACATTCGCGAGATGTTCCTACATGCACGTTCGTTGTGCTTGAAGCATCCTGTTTTATCCAACGAACTGACGATCGAGGCGCCTTTTCCTGCTCATTGGAATAATTTTCTTTGA
- a CDS encoding peroxiredoxin family protein: MRKIQTIITCMALGCSIAAFAATPKLNDGIWRGTLEVKENTAPFLFEVSHRGADSTVVTLMNGEERVVLNGVSFKGDSVIIPIEPFDAQIRAAVMEGTLSGRFLKNYVKNDAGVRFAARFDNKLRFEPVATPISVALDGKWDVLFIDPKGEAEHNVGIFQTDKGIITGSVLTPSGDLRFLEGAYTQTGAHLSAFAGQSPYLLEVSFKDNNRFEGTFFTAKGKTRLEGTRNDKAGLADPYNQTHMKPGKDHLRFSLPNTDVKKVSLTDERYRGKVVIVSILGSWCPNCMDEMKYLAPWYKANKDRGVEVVGLAFERKDDFDYARAALLRMKKRYGTEYELLFGGQVGSEATGKALPEMEKVASYPTMIFIDKKGKVRKIHTGFNGPATGLFYKEFQHEFNALVDELLAE; this comes from the coding sequence ATGCGCAAAATTCAAACTATTATAACCTGCATGGCTCTCGGATGCAGCATTGCCGCTTTCGCTGCTACTCCTAAACTGAACGATGGTATCTGGCGTGGTACGCTGGAAGTGAAAGAGAATACGGCTCCTTTCCTTTTTGAGGTTTCTCACCGCGGAGCCGACTCGACGGTGGTTACTCTGATGAACGGAGAAGAACGGGTGGTACTGAATGGTGTTTCATTCAAAGGAGATTCAGTTATCATACCCATCGAACCGTTCGATGCTCAGATACGGGCAGCCGTAATGGAAGGTACTCTCAGCGGACGCTTTCTGAAGAACTACGTCAAAAACGATGCGGGAGTTCGTTTTGCAGCTCGCTTCGACAACAAACTACGTTTTGAACCGGTTGCCACTCCGATTTCTGTTGCATTGGATGGCAAATGGGATGTTCTCTTTATCGATCCGAAAGGAGAAGCAGAGCACAATGTGGGCATTTTCCAGACCGACAAAGGGATTATTACCGGTTCGGTGCTGACGCCCAGCGGAGACCTGCGTTTCCTCGAAGGCGCTTACACGCAAACGGGTGCGCACCTCTCGGCTTTCGCAGGCCAAAGTCCCTACCTGCTGGAGGTTTCGTTCAAAGACAACAATCGTTTTGAGGGAACATTCTTTACAGCGAAAGGCAAAACACGACTGGAAGGCACTCGCAACGACAAGGCGGGACTTGCCGATCCTTACAACCAAACACACATGAAACCGGGCAAGGATCATCTCAGATTCAGCCTGCCCAATACCGACGTGAAGAAGGTTTCGCTCACCGACGAGCGTTACCGCGGTAAAGTGGTGATTGTCTCCATTCTCGGAAGCTGGTGTCCCAACTGCATGGACGAGATGAAATACCTGGCTCCGTGGTACAAAGCCAACAAAGACCGTGGCGTGGAGGTTGTCGGGCTGGCGTTCGAGCGAAAAGACGATTTTGATTATGCCCGTGCCGCCCTGTTACGGATGAAAAAGCGCTACGGCACCGAATACGAACTGCTCTTCGGTGGACAGGTGGGTTCGGAAGCAACCGGCAAAGCATTGCCGGAGATGGAGAAGGTGGCCAGCTATCCCACCATGATTTTTATCGATAAAAAAGGGAAGGTCCGCAAAATCCATACCGGTTTTAACGGTCCGGCCACCGGATTGTTCTACAAGGAATTCCAACACGAATTCAACGCGCTGGTAGACGAATTATTGGCTGAATAA
- a CDS encoding pyridoxamine 5'-phosphate oxidase family protein, with translation MKNRALLFLSAILLFAGISSQSSLFAQKPLPKDSLMKAASDIISQNHYCSLVTVDSVGQPQIRTMNPFPNPKEFVVWFASSRYSSKVREIRNNPKVAVYYADHAKGNGYVTITGTATVIDDKDLLMKMKRDYWNGISGWQDIFVLIKVVPQKLEVINYAYGAANDPKTSRAPVVVF, from the coding sequence ATGAAAAACAGAGCTCTCCTTTTTCTGTCGGCAATCCTTCTGTTTGCCGGAATTTCTTCCCAGTCGTCGCTTTTTGCACAAAAACCATTACCGAAAGACTCGTTGATGAAAGCGGCTTCCGATATTATTTCACAAAACCATTACTGTTCGCTGGTAACGGTCGATTCTGTCGGGCAACCGCAGATACGCACTATGAATCCATTTCCTAACCCGAAAGAATTTGTCGTTTGGTTTGCCTCTTCACGCTACAGCTCCAAAGTCAGAGAGATCAGAAATAATCCGAAGGTGGCCGTCTATTATGCCGATCATGCGAAGGGAAACGGTTACGTGACGATAACCGGTACGGCAACCGTAATCGATGACAAAGATTTGTTGATGAAGATGAAGCGCGACTATTGGAACGGAATATCCGGGTGGCAGGATATTTTTGTGCTGATTAAAGTGGTTCCTCAAAAATTGGAGGTGATCAATTATGCGTACGGTGCGGCCAACGACCCGAAAACATCTAGGGCACCGGTGGTGGTATTTTAA
- the hemA gene encoding glutamyl-tRNA reductase — protein MKRMIGVIGLNYKSAPVQVRETVSFTEEEIEEFVKNLKKSESFAGIIVLSTCNRVEIYYHFKNIQSAEGCEILYNRLFEFKKLDSSVRKHFYHYSGIETVKHIFTVASGIDSMVLGEDQIVGQIKSAYTISERTHCAGPVLTRLFNSALNAGKRVRTETHINEGYASVSSAAVSLATRQYSDIDSRSILLIGAGQTGRLSMMSLVEKGCKNLFVINRTYTKAEELAAEFHATAVPLNKMKEYVAKCDIIMLATTSTTPLITTKMIDEVMPLRNNRPVTIFDLSVPRNVSQEVGDMEHVTLYDVDNTAVVIHETLEKRKAEIIKAQEIIATLVSEFMDWLDLLSLSPTIRRIKENFRQIHASEFKNYRKCMNESEIRMVDYYSSHMVDKFSGLIIKNLKELTDNGKNTEHIQLLDSLFELIAANEK, from the coding sequence ATGAAAAGGATGATTGGAGTTATCGGTTTGAATTATAAATCTGCTCCTGTGCAAGTCAGGGAAACGGTATCGTTTACCGAAGAGGAGATAGAAGAGTTTGTTAAGAATCTAAAGAAATCCGAATCTTTTGCAGGAATTATTGTTTTGTCGACCTGTAACCGCGTTGAAATATACTATCACTTCAAAAATATCCAGTCGGCAGAAGGGTGCGAAATTCTTTATAACCGCCTTTTTGAGTTCAAAAAACTGGATTCTTCTGTCAGAAAACATTTCTATCATTATAGCGGAATCGAAACCGTAAAGCATATTTTTACGGTGGCTTCAGGTATCGACTCGATGGTGCTGGGCGAAGATCAAATTGTTGGTCAGATCAAAAGCGCATATACCATCAGTGAACGCACCCATTGCGCCGGTCCGGTACTTACACGCCTGTTCAACAGTGCGTTGAATGCCGGAAAACGAGTGCGCACCGAAACGCATATTAACGAAGGATACGCTTCGGTAAGTTCGGCTGCCGTTTCGCTGGCTACCCGGCAGTATAGCGACATCGATTCTCGCTCCATCCTGCTGATTGGTGCAGGACAAACCGGCCGCCTATCGATGATGAGTTTGGTGGAAAAAGGGTGCAAAAACCTTTTTGTGATCAACCGCACCTATACCAAAGCCGAAGAGCTGGCTGCCGAATTTCACGCTACCGCCGTTCCTCTGAACAAAATGAAGGAGTACGTGGCCAAATGCGACATTATCATGCTGGCTACCACCTCCACAACCCCGCTTATCACTACCAAAATGATAGACGAGGTGATGCCTCTGAGAAATAACCGTCCGGTCACCATCTTCGACCTTTCGGTGCCGCGCAACGTGTCGCAGGAGGTAGGTGATATGGAACATGTAACCCTTTATGATGTCGATAATACCGCTGTGGTGATTCACGAAACGCTTGAAAAACGGAAAGCCGAAATCATCAAAGCGCAGGAAATTATTGCCACGCTGGTGAGCGAATTTATGGACTGGCTCGACCTGTTGAGCCTTTCGCCGACTATTCGCCGCATCAAGGAAAATTTCCGCCAGATTCACGCATCCGAATTCAAAAATTACCGGAAATGCATGAATGAATCGGAGATCAGGATGGTCGATTACTACAGTTCACACATGGTCGACAAATTCTCCGGACTGATCATTAAAAACCTCAAGGAACTTACCGACAACGGCAAAAATACCGAACACATACAACTGTTAGACAGTCTTTTTGAACTAATTGCAGCAAATGAAAAATAA